The Yersinia intermedia genome window below encodes:
- a CDS encoding tyrosine-type recombinase/integrase, which yields MKLNARQVDTAKPKEKPYKLSDGGGLFLLVKTTGSRCWRLKYRIAGKEKLLAFGVYPDITLAEARAKRDEAKRILAVGGDPGEEKKVEKQTRKVSIDNTFEALAREWHAYKRPNWSKGYADDLMESFEKDIFPYVGKRPIAEIKPLEILETLRKLEKRGVLDKMRKIRQACSQTFRYAIVTGRAENNPASELAGALAVQKHTHYPHLLANELPAYLNALNAYSGSTVTRIATRLLMLTGVRTTELRAAEWLEFDLDKAVWEVPTARMKMRRPHLVPLSEQVLALLRQLHEITGRFKLVFPGRNDSLKPMSEASINQVIKRIGYHGKATGHGFRHTMSTILHEQGFNTAWIETQLAHVDKNSIRGTYNHAQYLDGRREMLQWYADYMDSLERQSKD from the coding sequence ATGAAACTGAACGCCCGACAGGTCGATACTGCAAAGCCAAAAGAGAAGCCCTATAAGCTATCTGATGGAGGTGGATTATTTTTGTTAGTAAAAACTACTGGTTCACGTTGTTGGCGGCTGAAGTATCGGATCGCCGGTAAAGAAAAATTGCTAGCATTTGGGGTCTATCCTGATATCACTCTTGCTGAAGCCAGAGCAAAAAGAGATGAGGCAAAGCGTATACTTGCAGTGGGCGGCGACCCTGGTGAAGAAAAGAAAGTAGAAAAACAAACCAGAAAAGTCAGCATTGATAACACGTTCGAAGCTCTAGCCAGAGAATGGCATGCCTACAAAAGGCCCAATTGGTCCAAAGGTTATGCTGATGATTTAATGGAGTCGTTCGAAAAAGACATCTTCCCTTACGTTGGCAAACGTCCAATTGCCGAAATCAAACCTCTAGAAATTCTCGAAACCCTACGCAAGTTAGAAAAGCGCGGCGTCCTCGATAAAATGCGTAAGATCCGTCAGGCATGCAGCCAAACTTTCCGTTATGCAATCGTAACTGGCAGAGCAGAGAACAATCCAGCAAGTGAACTAGCTGGCGCTCTGGCGGTTCAGAAGCACACACATTACCCCCACCTCTTAGCGAACGAGCTTCCCGCATACCTTAATGCTCTCAACGCCTATAGCGGCAGTACAGTCACTCGAATAGCAACACGACTCCTTATGCTTACCGGTGTTCGTACAACTGAACTACGGGCCGCTGAGTGGCTAGAATTTGACTTGGACAAAGCCGTCTGGGAAGTTCCCACCGCCAGAATGAAAATGCGTCGTCCTCACTTGGTTCCCTTATCAGAGCAAGTTTTGGCATTACTGCGTCAATTACATGAGATTACTGGGCGATTTAAACTGGTATTCCCCGGTCGTAATGACAGCTTAAAGCCAATGAGCGAAGCCAGTATTAATCAGGTTATAAAGCGTATTGGTTATCATGGCAAAGCCACTGGTCACGGTTTCCGGCACACTATGAGTACCATTTTGCATGAGCAGGGGTTTAATACTGCGTGGATAGAAACACAGTTGGCCCACGTCGATAAGAACAGTATTCGTGGCACCTATAATCACGCTCAGTATCTTGATGGCCGCAGGGAAATGCTTCAGTGGTATGCCGACTATATGGATAGTCTGGAACGTCAGTCAAAAGATTAG
- the folD gene encoding bifunctional methylenetetrahydrofolate dehydrogenase/methenyltetrahydrofolate cyclohydrolase FolD yields the protein MSAKIIDGKTIAQQVRNEVAALVQKRLAAGKRAPGLAVVLVGVNPASQIYVASKRKACEEVGFVSRSYDLPMTTTEAELLALIDSLNGDSEIDGILVQLPLPAGIDNIKVLERIHPDKDVDGFHPYNVGRLCQRAPKLRPCTPRGIVTLLERYNISTYGLNAVVVGASNIVGRPMSLELLLAGCTTTVTHRFTKNLRQHVENADLLVVAVGKPGFIPGEWIKPGAIVIDVGINRLESGKVVGDVEFDVAVERAGWITPVPGGVGPMTVATLIQNTLQACEEYHDINEN from the coding sequence ATGTCAGCAAAAATTATTGATGGTAAAACGATTGCGCAGCAGGTAAGAAATGAAGTTGCTGCGTTGGTACAGAAACGTTTGGCTGCCGGTAAGCGTGCTCCCGGTCTTGCTGTGGTATTAGTTGGTGTTAACCCAGCCTCACAAATTTATGTCGCCAGTAAGCGTAAGGCATGCGAAGAGGTCGGTTTTGTTTCACGTTCTTATGATCTGCCAATGACTACTACGGAAGCAGAATTGCTGGCATTGATTGATTCACTGAATGGCGATAGTGAAATTGATGGGATTCTGGTGCAACTGCCACTGCCTGCAGGTATTGATAATATCAAAGTGCTGGAACGTATCCACCCTGATAAAGACGTAGATGGCTTCCACCCGTATAACGTGGGTCGTCTGTGTCAACGCGCACCGAAATTGCGCCCTTGTACCCCACGCGGCATCGTTACCTTGCTGGAGCGTTATAATATCTCGACTTATGGCCTCAATGCAGTTGTGGTCGGTGCATCCAATATTGTAGGCCGCCCGATGAGCCTTGAACTGCTGTTAGCCGGTTGCACTACCACCGTCACGCATCGTTTTACCAAAAATCTGCGCCAACATGTCGAAAATGCTGACTTACTGGTGGTTGCCGTGGGTAAACCCGGTTTTATTCCCGGTGAATGGATTAAACCTGGTGCTATCGTGATTGATGTAGGCATTAACCGTCTGGAAAGTGGTAAAGTAGTCGGCGATGTAGAATTTGATGTCGCCGTTGAGCGTGCGGGTTGGATTACACCGGTTCCCGGTGGCGTCGGGCCGATGACCGTTGCAACACTGATACAAAATACCTTGCAAGCCTGCGAGGAATATCACGACATCAACGAAAATTGA
- the ybcJ gene encoding ribosome-associated protein YbcJ, whose protein sequence is MDIFHLEKHPHVELCDLLKLQGWNDSGASAKAAIADGQVKVDGNVETRKRCKILADQVVEFQGMKVQVKA, encoded by the coding sequence ATGGACATTTTTCATTTGGAAAAACACCCGCACGTCGAGTTGTGTGACTTATTAAAGTTACAGGGCTGGAACGACAGCGGTGCCTCAGCTAAAGCCGCCATCGCAGATGGTCAGGTGAAAGTCGACGGGAATGTAGAAACGCGTAAGCGCTGCAAAATCCTAGCTGACCAGGTTGTTGAGTTTCAAGGCATGAAAGTGCAGGTTAAAGCCTAA
- the cysS gene encoding cysteine--tRNA ligase, whose amino-acid sequence MLKIFNTLSRQKEEFKPIHAGKIGMYVCGITIYDLCHIGHGRTFVAFDVVARYLRYLGYSLTYVRNVTDVDDKIIKRALENNESCEQLTTRMLAEMHKDFDALNLKRPDLEPRATHHIPEIIALTERLIARDHAYVASNGDVMFAVDSDPDYGLLSRQDLDQLQAGARVEVADVKRNPMDFVLWKMSKPGEPSWASPWGPGRPGWHIECSAMNGKQLGAHFDIHGGGSDLMFPHHENEIAQSTCAHDGPYVNYWMHSGMVMIDKEKMSKSLNNFFTIRDVLAYYDAETVRYFLMSGHYRSQLNYSEENLKQARASLERLYTALRGTDANATPAGGAEFEARFRAAMDDDFNTPEAYSALFDIAREVNRLKTEDITAANGLAAELRKLAHVLGLLEQDPELFLQSGAQTNDDEVAKIEALIKQRNDARSSKDWALADSARDQLNELGIVLEDGPQGTIWRRK is encoded by the coding sequence ATGCTAAAGATTTTTAATACACTGAGTCGCCAAAAAGAGGAATTCAAGCCTATTCATGCCGGTAAAATTGGTATGTACGTATGCGGGATCACTATTTATGACCTGTGTCACATTGGGCATGGGCGTACTTTTGTCGCTTTCGACGTCGTGGCGCGTTATTTGCGTTATTTAGGTTACTCTTTGACGTATGTACGTAATGTTACCGATGTTGACGATAAAATCATCAAGCGTGCACTGGAAAACAATGAAAGCTGTGAGCAACTGACGACACGTATGCTGGCAGAAATGCATAAAGATTTCGATGCACTGAATCTTAAACGCCCTGATTTGGAGCCGCGTGCGACGCACCATATTCCTGAAATTATTGCACTGACCGAGCGCTTGATTGCCCGTGATCACGCTTATGTCGCATCAAATGGCGATGTGATGTTCGCTGTGGACAGTGATCCTGATTACGGTTTGCTGTCCCGTCAGGACTTGGATCAATTACAGGCCGGTGCCCGGGTTGAGGTGGCAGATGTTAAACGCAATCCGATGGATTTTGTCTTGTGGAAAATGTCTAAACCGGGTGAACCAAGTTGGGCATCACCTTGGGGGCCGGGTCGCCCTGGCTGGCATATTGAATGCTCGGCGATGAATGGCAAGCAGTTAGGCGCACATTTTGATATTCACGGCGGTGGTTCTGATTTGATGTTCCCGCACCACGAAAATGAAATTGCACAATCTACCTGTGCCCACGATGGCCCCTATGTGAACTACTGGATGCATTCCGGTATGGTGATGATTGACAAAGAAAAAATGTCTAAATCACTGAATAACTTTTTCACCATTCGTGATGTTTTGGCCTATTACGATGCTGAAACTGTGCGTTACTTCCTGATGTCTGGTCATTATCGCAGTCAGCTTAACTACAGCGAAGAGAACCTCAAACAAGCGCGTGCTTCACTGGAACGCCTGTATACCGCTCTACGTGGGACTGATGCGAATGCGACTCCTGCGGGGGGGGCAGAGTTTGAAGCGCGGTTCCGCGCGGCAATGGATGATGATTTCAATACGCCAGAAGCTTATTCGGCACTGTTTGATATCGCCCGTGAAGTAAACCGCTTAAAAACTGAAGATATTACGGCGGCAAATGGTTTAGCGGCAGAATTGCGTAAACTGGCCCATGTGCTGGGATTATTAGAGCAGGATCCAGAGCTGTTTTTACAAAGCGGCGCGCAGACTAATGATGACGAAGTGGCAAAAATAGAAGCGTTGATTAAGCAACGTAACGATGCCCGTAGCAGTAAAGATTGGGCGCTGGCCGATTCGGCCCGTGATCAGTTGAATGAGCTAGGTATTGTGCTGGAAGATGGCCCACAAGGGACGATATGGCGCCGTAAATAG
- the ppiB gene encoding peptidylprolyl isomerase B, which yields MVTFHTNHGDIVVNTFADKAPVTVENFLNYCRKGFYDNTIFHRVIDGFMIQGGGFEPGMNQKTTDATIKNEANNGLKNTRGTLAMARTNDPHSATAQFFINVADNDFLNFRSERPDGWGYCVFAEVTEGLDVVDKIKNVATGRSGMHQDVPKEDVIIKSVTISE from the coding sequence ATGGTCACGTTTCATACTAATCACGGCGATATCGTCGTCAATACCTTCGCGGATAAAGCGCCGGTTACCGTTGAAAACTTCCTGAACTACTGCCGTAAAGGCTTTTATGATAACACTATCTTCCACCGTGTTATCGACGGTTTCATGATTCAAGGCGGTGGTTTTGAGCCGGGCATGAACCAGAAAACCACTGATGCAACTATCAAAAACGAAGCTAACAACGGCCTGAAAAATACCCGTGGCACCCTGGCAATGGCGCGTACCAACGATCCGCACTCTGCTACTGCACAATTTTTCATTAACGTTGCTGACAACGACTTCCTGAACTTCCGTTCAGAGCGCCCGGATGGTTGGGGTTACTGCGTATTCGCTGAAGTTACTGAAGGTCTGGACGTTGTTGATAAAATCAAAAACGTTGCTACTGGCCGTAGCGGCATGCATCAAGATGTGCCAAAAGAAGATGTGATCATCAAAAGCGTCACTATCAGCGAATAA
- a CDS encoding UDP-2,3-diacylglucosamine diphosphatase, which yields MSTLFIADLHLSVQEPAITAGFLHFIQREAIHADALYILGDLFESWIGDDDPEPLYRQVAAALKSLQQRGVPCYFIHGNRDFLLGKRFAQESGMILLPEEKVVELYGRKIVILHGDTLCTDDTDYQHFRRRVHNPLIQKLFLWLPLRFRLRIAAYMRNQSQQNNSGKSELIMDVNPQAVIDSFQRNGVSWMIHGHTHRPAVHTVALPATTAHRVVLGAWHVEGSMVKVTADSVELIKFPF from the coding sequence ATGAGCACGCTTTTTATTGCAGATTTGCATCTTAGCGTTCAGGAACCGGCAATCACTGCCGGTTTCCTGCATTTTATACAGCGTGAAGCTATTCATGCTGATGCGTTATATATCCTGGGTGATCTGTTCGAGTCCTGGATTGGCGATGATGACCCCGAACCACTGTACCGGCAAGTTGCCGCTGCGCTGAAATCACTCCAACAACGGGGTGTGCCTTGCTACTTTATCCACGGTAATCGTGATTTTTTGCTCGGTAAACGCTTTGCTCAAGAAAGCGGGATGATCCTGCTGCCGGAAGAGAAAGTCGTCGAACTGTATGGCCGTAAAATTGTTATTTTACATGGCGATACCCTGTGTACCGATGATACTGACTATCAGCATTTTCGTCGTAGAGTACATAATCCACTGATTCAAAAACTGTTCCTATGGCTACCTCTGCGTTTTCGTTTACGCATTGCGGCTTATATGCGTAACCAAAGTCAGCAGAACAATAGCGGCAAATCTGAGCTGATCATGGATGTAAATCCACAAGCGGTGATTGATAGCTTCCAACGTAATGGCGTCAGTTGGATGATCCACGGGCATACGCATCGCCCAGCGGTTCACACCGTAGCACTCCCCGCCACAACCGCCCATCGTGTGGTTCTTGGTGCCTGGCATGTTGAGGGTTCGATGGTCAAAGTCACGGCAGACAGTGTTGAGTTGATTAAATTCCCATTTTGA
- the purE gene encoding 5-(carboxyamino)imidazole ribonucleotide mutase, with the protein MGANLDSAYTAGVKIAIVMGSKSDWATMQFAADVLTTLNVPFHVEVVSAHRTPDKLFSFAESAQTNGLQVIIAGAGGAAHLPGMIAAKTLVPVLGVPVQSAALSGIDSLYSIVQMPRGIPVGTLAIGKAGAANAALLAAQILALHDAELADRLADWRKSQTDEVLDNPDPRVPDLQVKA; encoded by the coding sequence ATGGGAGCTAACCTCGATTCGGCTTATACAGCCGGGGTTAAAATCGCTATCGTAATGGGGTCCAAGAGTGACTGGGCCACCATGCAGTTCGCCGCTGACGTGCTCACCACGCTCAATGTTCCATTTCATGTGGAAGTTGTCTCCGCACACCGCACCCCCGATAAGCTGTTCAGTTTTGCCGAGTCGGCCCAAACCAATGGCTTACAGGTGATAATTGCCGGTGCCGGTGGTGCTGCACATCTGCCGGGTATGATTGCGGCAAAAACGCTAGTACCTGTTTTAGGTGTTCCAGTACAAAGTGCTGCGCTGAGTGGTATCGACAGCCTGTATTCGATTGTGCAAATGCCGCGTGGTATCCCAGTGGGGACCTTGGCTATCGGTAAAGCCGGTGCCGCCAATGCCGCTTTACTGGCCGCGCAAATATTGGCATTGCACGATGCCGAATTAGCCGATCGTCTGGCTGATTGGCGCAAAAGCCAAACTGACGAAGTGCTGGATAATCCAGATCCTCGGGTACCAGACTTACAGGTGAAGGCATGA
- the purK gene encoding 5-(carboxyamino)imidazole ribonucleotide synthase, translated as MKPVCVLGNGQLGRMLRQAGEPLGIAVYPVGLDAEPEAVPYQHSVITAEIERWPETALTRELATHTAFVNRDIFPRLADRLTQKQLLDSLNLPTAPWQLLASSSEWPQVFATLGELAIVKRRVGGYDGRGQWRLRAGDQDTLPTDAYGECIVEQGINFSGEVSLVGARSSQGKSVFYPLTHNLHEDGILRMSVALPQPDSRLQQQAEKMLSAIMDELNYVGVMAMECFIVGDNLLINELAPRVHNSGHWTQNGASISQFELHLRAILDLPLPTPVVNTPSAMVNLIGTPVNIKWLSLPLVHLHWYEKEVRAGRKVGHLNLNHPDGTQLRAALAALAPLLPAEYQNALIWAQDKL; from the coding sequence ATGAAACCAGTTTGCGTATTAGGTAATGGCCAGCTAGGGCGCATGCTGCGTCAGGCTGGCGAACCACTGGGTATTGCCGTTTATCCGGTGGGCTTGGATGCGGAACCTGAAGCCGTGCCTTATCAGCACAGTGTGATTACCGCTGAGATTGAGCGCTGGCCAGAAACGGCGTTAACCCGTGAGCTCGCTACACACACGGCTTTTGTTAACCGCGATATCTTCCCGCGTCTGGCCGATCGCCTGACACAAAAGCAATTGCTCGATAGCCTGAATCTGCCAACCGCCCCGTGGCAGCTATTAGCAAGTAGTAGCGAATGGCCACAGGTCTTTGCAACATTAGGTGAGTTGGCCATCGTCAAACGCCGAGTCGGTGGCTATGACGGCCGCGGACAGTGGCGTTTGCGGGCCGGTGATCAGGATACCTTACCGACTGATGCTTACGGTGAATGTATTGTTGAGCAAGGGATTAACTTCAGCGGTGAAGTTTCGCTGGTCGGCGCACGCAGCAGCCAAGGTAAATCGGTGTTTTACCCGTTAACCCACAATCTGCATGAAGATGGCATCCTGCGCATGAGTGTGGCTTTGCCACAGCCCGATAGCAGATTACAGCAACAAGCTGAAAAAATGCTGTCAGCCATTATGGATGAGCTGAATTATGTTGGCGTAATGGCCATGGAGTGCTTTATCGTTGGCGACAATTTGTTGATCAATGAGCTGGCACCACGGGTGCATAACAGCGGCCACTGGACGCAAAATGGCGCATCTATAAGCCAGTTTGAGCTACATCTGCGTGCCATTTTGGACCTGCCCTTACCGACACCGGTGGTCAACACCCCGTCAGCGATGGTCAACCTGATTGGCACGCCAGTGAACATCAAATGGCTATCTCTGCCGTTGGTGCATCTGCATTGGTATGAAAAAGAAGTGCGCGCAGGTCGTAAAGTAGGCCATCTGAATTTGAACCATCCCGATGGCACACAATTACGTGCTGCTCTGGCCGCACTCGCGCCGTTGTTACCAGCGGAATACCAGAACGCGCTGATCTGGGCGCAGGATAAGCTGTAA
- the ybbP gene encoding putative ABC transporter permease subunit YbbP: MIWRWFWREWRSPSLLIVWLALTLAVACVLALGTISDRMEKGLSQQSRDFLAGDRVLSAAHPVPDAWLLEAKRQGLTVSRQLSFMTMTFAGDRPQLADVKATDLAYPLYGKLDTLPVGAVLEPGTVLVAPRLLSLLGVKVGDMLDVGDTSLKIVGEVIQEPDSGFNPFQTAPRILINLADVEKTGAIQPGSRLTYRYMFAGQPDGVTQFSDWLTPQLKPEQRLYGLQESGGALGKSLQRAQQFLLLSALLTLLLSIAAVAVAMGHYCRSRYDLVAVLKTLGAGRSALRRLIIGQWLSVLVLAGLCGSVIGLLFEKVLVRLLSPVLPAALPAAGLWPWVWSMGSLVLISLLVGVRPYRQLLATQPLRVLRRDVSANVWPLRYFIPAMLVIVIGLLALLMGGNALLWAILAGMVVLALLLGVIGWGSLVLLRRLTVTRLSLRLAINRLLRQPWMTLTQLAAFSLSFMLLALLLVLRGDLLDRWQQQLPPDSPNYFLLNMTPQQVPQVTEFLAQHQITPSTFYPIVRVRLSEINQQLATERVREDEPGGEAVNRELNLTWQQDLPAHNILTAGQWPPKADEVSMEQGIADRLGIKIGDKLTFSGDTQSFEAKVSSIRQVDWESLRPNFYFIFPPGALDKQPQTWLTSFRYQGDGEVLTQLNRQFPTLSLLDIGAMLKQVGQVLQQVSRALEVMVILVIICGTLLLLAQVQVGMRQRRQELVVYRTLGASKRLLRGTLWWEFALLGLVAGLAAAIGAEAALWALQRLVFDFPWQPNWVMWWLLPLAGALLLSLCGGWLGARLLQGRALFRNYDS; the protein is encoded by the coding sequence ATGATTTGGCGCTGGTTTTGGCGTGAGTGGCGCTCACCCTCACTGTTAATTGTCTGGCTGGCATTAACGCTGGCGGTGGCCTGTGTGCTGGCGCTGGGTACTATCAGTGACCGTATGGAAAAAGGGCTGAGTCAGCAAAGCCGTGATTTTCTGGCCGGCGATCGGGTGCTGAGTGCAGCGCATCCGGTTCCTGACGCGTGGTTGCTGGAAGCTAAACGGCAAGGGTTGACCGTCAGTCGCCAGTTATCATTTATGACCATGACTTTCGCGGGTGATCGCCCACAACTGGCTGATGTGAAAGCCACTGATTTAGCCTATCCGCTGTATGGCAAATTAGATACGCTGCCTGTTGGCGCGGTGCTTGAACCGGGTACGGTGTTGGTGGCTCCAAGGCTGTTGTCGCTACTTGGGGTTAAGGTCGGCGATATGCTGGATGTCGGTGATACTTCACTGAAAATTGTTGGTGAAGTGATTCAGGAGCCTGATTCTGGCTTTAATCCATTCCAAACCGCGCCGCGTATTTTGATCAATCTGGCTGACGTGGAAAAGACCGGTGCGATTCAGCCGGGTAGCCGTCTGACCTATCGTTATATGTTCGCCGGCCAGCCTGATGGCGTCACCCAATTTAGTGACTGGCTCACGCCACAACTGAAACCAGAGCAGCGTTTGTACGGCTTGCAGGAGTCAGGTGGTGCACTGGGGAAATCGCTGCAACGGGCGCAGCAGTTCTTGCTGTTATCGGCACTATTGACGTTACTACTTTCGATTGCTGCCGTTGCGGTGGCGATGGGCCACTATTGCCGCAGCCGCTATGATTTAGTTGCGGTCCTGAAAACATTAGGTGCAGGGCGCAGCGCGCTGCGGCGGTTGATTATCGGTCAGTGGTTGTCAGTACTGGTGTTGGCAGGCCTGTGTGGCAGTGTGATTGGCCTCTTATTCGAGAAAGTTTTAGTTCGCTTATTGTCACCGGTATTACCGGCTGCATTGCCAGCAGCCGGTTTATGGCCATGGGTATGGTCAATGGGTTCGCTGGTATTGATTTCGTTGCTGGTGGGTGTTCGCCCCTATCGGCAATTGCTAGCGACCCAGCCGCTACGGGTTTTGCGCCGTGATGTTTCCGCGAATGTTTGGCCGCTGCGTTACTTTATTCCTGCAATGCTGGTTATCGTGATTGGCTTATTGGCATTGCTGATGGGAGGAAACGCGTTATTGTGGGCCATTCTGGCTGGCATGGTGGTATTGGCGTTATTACTGGGCGTGATTGGCTGGGGCAGCCTGGTACTGTTGCGCCGCCTGACCGTTACCCGTCTGTCATTGCGGCTGGCAATCAACCGTTTGCTACGTCAACCGTGGATGACATTAACGCAACTGGCGGCATTTTCATTATCCTTCATGCTGTTAGCGTTGTTATTGGTACTGCGTGGGGATCTGTTGGATCGTTGGCAGCAACAATTGCCGCCAGACAGCCCGAATTACTTCTTGCTGAATATGACACCGCAACAGGTGCCACAAGTAACTGAATTTCTGGCGCAACATCAGATAACGCCATCAACGTTCTACCCTATCGTGCGGGTACGGTTATCTGAAATTAACCAGCAACTGGCCACCGAGCGGGTGCGTGAAGATGAACCCGGTGGCGAAGCGGTTAACCGTGAATTGAATCTGACCTGGCAGCAAGACTTACCGGCGCACAATATTTTGACCGCCGGCCAATGGCCGCCTAAAGCCGACGAAGTGTCGATGGAACAAGGCATTGCTGACAGGCTGGGGATTAAAATCGGCGATAAGCTGACATTTAGCGGTGATACACAGTCATTCGAAGCTAAAGTTAGCAGTATTCGTCAGGTGGATTGGGAAAGCCTGCGGCCAAATTTTTATTTTATCTTCCCGCCAGGTGCATTGGATAAACAGCCACAAACCTGGCTGACCAGTTTCCGCTATCAAGGAGACGGGGAGGTGCTGACACAACTGAATCGGCAGTTCCCAACACTCAGTTTGTTGGATATTGGCGCGATGCTTAAACAGGTCGGGCAGGTGTTGCAGCAGGTGAGCCGTGCACTGGAAGTGATGGTAATACTGGTGATCATCTGTGGCACTTTGTTGCTGTTAGCGCAGGTTCAAGTAGGGATGCGTCAGCGCCGTCAGGAGCTGGTGGTTTACCGGACACTAGGCGCAAGTAAACGCTTACTGCGAGGTACCTTGTGGTGGGAGTTTGCCTTACTGGGATTGGTTGCCGGGCTGGCTGCTGCCATCGGAGCAGAGGCGGCACTGTGGGCATTGCAGCGCTTAGTGTTTGATTTCCCATGGCAGCCTAATTGGGTTATGTGGTGGCTGTTGCCGTTGGCTGGCGCGCTATTGTTGTCACTGTGTGGCGGTTGGTTAGGTGCGCGTTTGTTACAGGGAAGGGCGCTGTTCCGCAATTATGACAGTTAG
- the ybbA gene encoding putative ABC transporter ATP-binding protein YbbA, with protein MPAENVLEVHHLNKYVGQGEQQLSILTGVELVVKPAQTIALIGESGSGKSTLLGILAGLDDGSSGEVSLLGQSLTAMDEEGRAQLRAKNVGFVFQSFMLVPTLNTLENVQLPALLRGESERNSKAHAVELLEQLGLGKRLHHLPAQLSGGEQQRVALARAFSGRPKVLFADEPTGNLDRHTGDRIADLLFSLNRDYDTTLILVTHDVQLAGRCQRRLRLRDGKLWEEV; from the coding sequence ATGCCAGCGGAAAACGTTCTTGAAGTTCATCATCTTAATAAATACGTCGGCCAGGGTGAGCAACAGCTCTCCATCCTTACCGGAGTTGAGCTGGTTGTCAAACCCGCGCAGACAATTGCGCTGATTGGTGAGTCGGGTTCCGGTAAGTCAACTTTGCTGGGGATTCTGGCAGGGCTTGATGATGGCAGCAGTGGTGAGGTGAGTTTACTCGGCCAGTCTTTGACCGCCATGGATGAAGAAGGGCGCGCGCAATTACGTGCAAAAAACGTCGGCTTTGTGTTTCAGTCATTTATGTTGGTGCCCACACTCAATACGTTGGAGAACGTTCAGCTTCCTGCATTGTTGCGTGGAGAGAGCGAACGCAATAGTAAGGCCCATGCGGTGGAGTTATTAGAGCAACTTGGGTTGGGCAAACGGCTTCATCATCTGCCCGCTCAGCTATCTGGTGGTGAGCAGCAGCGAGTAGCATTGGCACGGGCCTTTAGTGGGCGGCCTAAAGTGTTATTTGCCGATGAGCCGACCGGTAATCTTGACCGCCATACCGGTGACAGAATTGCTGATTTGTTGTTTTCACTCAATCGGGATTATGACACTACACTGATTCTGGTTACCCACGATGTACAACTGGCGGGGCGTTGCCAGCGCCGCTTGCGGCTACGGGACGGCAAATTGTGGGAGGAAGTATGA
- the tesA gene encoding multifunctional acyl-CoA thioesterase I/protease I/lysophospholipase L1: protein MNFKNVFRWHLPFLLLLGLFSLRAAATDTLLILGDSLSAGYRLPIAEAWPSRLDKTWQGTPSLPKVVNASISGDTAAQGLARLPALLKQHQPRWVLIELGANDGLRGFPTQDIQRDLTQIINQILEAKAQPLLMQIRIPPNYGRRYTDAFTAMYPQLAQQFNIPLVPFFMEAVAVKPQWMQDDGLHPNAAAQPFIADWMAQQLKPLVAIHQ from the coding sequence ATGAACTTCAAGAACGTTTTCCGCTGGCATCTTCCCTTCCTTTTACTGTTGGGATTATTCAGTTTGCGAGCCGCCGCAACCGATACACTGTTAATTCTTGGCGATAGCTTAAGCGCCGGTTACCGCCTACCGATTGCCGAAGCATGGCCTTCACGGCTGGATAAAACATGGCAGGGAACACCGTCATTGCCGAAGGTAGTCAACGCCAGTATCAGTGGTGACACCGCCGCTCAAGGCCTGGCCCGCCTGCCCGCCTTGCTCAAACAACATCAGCCACGCTGGGTGCTGATAGAATTGGGTGCCAATGACGGACTGCGTGGTTTTCCAACGCAAGATATTCAACGGGACCTGACACAAATTATCAATCAGATATTGGAAGCGAAAGCCCAACCTTTATTGATGCAAATCCGCATTCCGCCTAACTATGGTCGCCGTTATACTGATGCTTTCACCGCGATGTATCCACAACTGGCACAGCAATTTAACATTCCATTGGTCCCTTTCTTTATGGAAGCTGTTGCTGTGAAACCGCAGTGGATGCAGGATGATGGCTTACACCCTAACGCAGCGGCCCAACCCTTCATCGCAGATTGGATGGCGCAACAACTCAAGCCGCTCGTTGCGATACATCAATAA